Proteins found in one Arthrobacter pascens genomic segment:
- a CDS encoding DUF1810 domain-containing protein, with amino-acid sequence MNDPYNLERFVTAQDSGGTYEQAVAELQLGNKTGHWMWFIFPQIAGLGQSDMSRRYAIGSLDEARAYLEHDVLGPRLLECAAAISTHTGRRATEILGGIDSRKLHSSMTLFLRAAPGETVFKTVLAEFFDGQPDAATDSLLHSDKE; translated from the coding sequence ATGAATGACCCTTACAACCTGGAACGGTTCGTCACCGCACAGGACAGCGGCGGGACCTACGAGCAGGCAGTGGCCGAACTGCAGCTCGGCAACAAGACCGGCCACTGGATGTGGTTCATCTTTCCGCAAATCGCAGGGCTGGGCCAAAGCGACATGTCTCGGCGGTACGCAATCGGGTCCCTGGACGAAGCCCGGGCGTACCTCGAGCATGATGTGCTGGGCCCCCGGCTGCTGGAATGCGCCGCGGCCATATCCACGCACACAGGGCGGAGGGCCACGGAAATCCTGGGCGGCATCGACTCGCGGAAGCTGCATTCGTCCATGACGCTGTTCCTGCGCGCGGCCCCCGGGGAAACAGTCTTCAAGACCGTGCTGGCCGAGTTCTTTGACGGCCAGCCCGACGCCGCCACCGATTCGCTGCTTCACTCTGACAAGGAATGA
- a CDS encoding glucose 1-dehydrogenase, with product MTDQYTFRNPVTAYEKISPPEQHQPEPGLDAELQPKADLGEESYRGTGRLDGRKAIVTGADSGIGAATAIAFAREGADVVMSYLPEEEEDASRIAGLIEAAGRKAVKVPGDLKDPAACRDLVDTAVAVLGGVDILVNNAGKQVAKEQLTDITDEQFDHTLKTNVYAMFWLTKATIPHLPAGSTIINTTSIQAYNPSPTLVDYATTKASINNFTKGLAQQLAPKGIRVNAVAPGPIWTPLQVSSGQPKEALPEFGQSTPLGRAGQPAELAPAYVFLASAESSFVVGETLNVNGGNPTP from the coding sequence ATGACGGACCAGTACACGTTCCGGAACCCGGTGACAGCGTACGAGAAGATTTCACCGCCGGAACAGCACCAGCCCGAACCAGGCCTGGATGCCGAGCTGCAGCCCAAGGCGGACCTGGGCGAGGAGAGCTACCGCGGCACCGGACGCCTGGATGGCCGCAAAGCCATCGTGACCGGCGCGGACTCCGGGATCGGAGCCGCGACGGCGATCGCCTTCGCCCGCGAGGGAGCCGACGTCGTCATGTCCTACCTGCCGGAAGAGGAGGAGGACGCCTCTCGGATTGCGGGCCTCATCGAGGCCGCAGGCCGCAAAGCGGTCAAGGTGCCCGGCGATCTCAAGGACCCCGCTGCCTGCCGGGACCTGGTGGACACGGCCGTCGCCGTTCTGGGCGGAGTGGACATCCTGGTCAACAACGCCGGTAAGCAGGTGGCCAAGGAGCAGCTCACGGACATCACCGACGAGCAGTTCGACCACACCCTGAAAACCAACGTGTACGCCATGTTCTGGCTCACCAAGGCGACCATCCCGCACCTGCCGGCCGGATCCACCATCATCAACACCACGTCGATCCAGGCCTACAACCCATCCCCCACGCTGGTGGATTACGCCACGACGAAGGCGAGCATCAACAATTTCACCAAGGGCCTGGCGCAGCAGCTGGCGCCGAAGGGCATCCGGGTCAACGCAGTGGCGCCGGGTCCAATCTGGACGCCGCTGCAGGTCAGCAGCGGGCAGCCGAAGGAGGCCCTGCCGGAGTTCGGGCAGTCCACTCCCCTGGGCCGCGCCGGCCAGCCGGCCGAGCTGGCTCCGGCCTACGTGTTCCTGGCTTCTGCCGAATCCAGTTTTGTGGTGGGGGAAACGTTGAATGTGAACGGCGGCAACCCGACGCCCTAA
- a CDS encoding DUF1918 domain-containing protein: MEATQGDRIIVRGRTVGSSDRHGVIVEVRGQGGAPPYLVRFDDGHETVMYPGGDFGVERGHESPGHGG, encoded by the coding sequence ATGGAGGCAACGCAAGGCGACCGCATCATCGTCCGGGGCAGGACAGTCGGCTCGTCAGACCGGCACGGGGTGATCGTTGAAGTCCGGGGACAGGGCGGTGCTCCGCCGTATCTTGTGCGCTTCGACGACGGGCACGAGACCGTGATGTATCCCGGCGGTGATTTCGGCGTCGAACGCGGGCACGAAAGCCCCGGCCACGGCGGCTAG
- a CDS encoding NUDIX domain-containing protein — MDQSLAATSPDITLQNPPVRTGPRDPGDAWVEGEHGRFWGRFGAAGVLAYDPAKGVLLQHRAVWSHNGGTWGLPGGALHQHEDAITGALREAYEEAAVPGENVSVLFTSVLDVGYWSYTTVVVLVAEPFDPVISDPESIELKWVPLADVENKELHPGFAASWPALGPRMLELTALRR, encoded by the coding sequence ATGGATCAGTCGTTGGCCGCCACATCCCCAGACATAACTCTCCAGAACCCGCCGGTCAGAACAGGGCCGCGGGATCCCGGCGACGCCTGGGTGGAAGGGGAGCACGGCCGGTTCTGGGGCAGGTTCGGTGCAGCCGGCGTCCTGGCCTATGACCCGGCCAAGGGGGTCCTCCTGCAGCACCGCGCCGTCTGGAGCCACAACGGCGGCACGTGGGGTCTTCCCGGCGGTGCACTGCACCAGCACGAGGACGCCATAACCGGGGCCCTTCGGGAAGCTTACGAGGAAGCCGCAGTCCCCGGCGAAAACGTCAGTGTCCTGTTTACTTCAGTCCTCGACGTCGGCTATTGGTCCTACACCACAGTCGTCGTGCTGGTTGCTGAGCCCTTTGATCCCGTCATCAGCGATCCCGAGAGCATAGAACTGAAGTGGGTTCCGCTGGCCGACGTGGAGAACAAGGAACTCCACCCGGGATTCGCAGCTTCCTGGCCTGCCCTGGGCCCCCGGATGCTGGAACTCACGGCTTTACGCCGGTAG
- a CDS encoding endonuclease/exonuclease/phosphatase family protein, producing the protein MRVISYNLRKHKASGELLALARNFEVDALCLQEVDSSDLPATLGPLHLADSTKGNRLGLAIYYRTSRFTAKETQSFALKKSMHDRLLAPAHERLIGTRVVDNDTQHELVIGSFHAAPLTASNSLRRKQIHAAHAELLSMGSGLMTLMVGDFNYPFFTKSLDAHMKNSGYALSLSDRRTYTRYKVFKGHFDFATSLGLDIESVETLPRGKSDHLPILVTAEYGKDF; encoded by the coding sequence ATGCGCGTCATTAGCTACAACCTTCGCAAGCACAAAGCCAGTGGCGAACTCCTTGCTCTCGCGCGGAATTTCGAGGTCGACGCACTGTGCCTGCAAGAGGTGGATTCCAGCGACCTGCCAGCGACCCTGGGGCCGCTGCACCTGGCGGACAGCACCAAGGGAAACCGGTTGGGGCTTGCCATCTATTACCGGACCAGCCGCTTCACGGCAAAGGAAACCCAGTCCTTCGCCTTGAAGAAGTCCATGCATGACAGGCTGCTGGCGCCTGCCCACGAGCGGCTCATCGGCACCCGGGTGGTTGACAATGACACCCAGCACGAACTGGTTATCGGTTCCTTCCACGCGGCTCCCCTGACCGCCTCCAATTCCCTCCGGAGGAAGCAGATCCATGCAGCCCACGCGGAACTGCTGAGCATGGGCAGCGGTCTGATGACGTTGATGGTCGGGGACTTCAATTACCCCTTCTTCACCAAGAGCCTTGATGCCCACATGAAGAACTCCGGCTATGCCCTGTCGCTCAGCGACCGCCGGACCTACACGCGCTACAAGGTGTTTAAGGGCCATTTCGATTTTGCCACGTCGCTGGGCCTGGACATCGAAAGCGTGGAGACCCTGCCGCGGGGCAAGTCGGACCACCTGCCGATCCTGGTGACGGCTGAATATGGCAAGGACTTCTGA
- a CDS encoding thioesterase family protein → MTTDLPGLAEGNFYYQSLGGGRFRSTIHAQGAWNEHEQHMAPASGLMADCLERYEPRGDMRMARLSYEILGLIPGGEFHIETTTLRPGRTIELLQAELVANCRVAIRATAWRMVTSDTSPVAAVEDAAIPAPDECKPYDAASVWPGGYIRSLEMRMAEGHRPGAGKVWLRTEHPLTHKADSGDLARLIGLVDTANGIAARVPPGKDSYAFPNLDLQIHMHRRPQGEWLGLDNAVSFGADGIGLTSTVLHDLSGPFGRAEQILTLRRS, encoded by the coding sequence TTGACCACAGACCTGCCAGGACTTGCCGAAGGCAACTTCTACTATCAGTCGCTGGGCGGCGGCCGCTTCCGCTCCACCATCCATGCCCAGGGGGCCTGGAATGAGCACGAGCAACACATGGCGCCGGCCTCCGGCCTGATGGCAGACTGCCTCGAACGGTACGAGCCCCGCGGTGACATGCGGATGGCGCGGCTGAGCTACGAGATCCTGGGCCTGATCCCCGGTGGTGAGTTCCACATTGAAACCACCACCCTCAGGCCCGGACGGACCATCGAGCTCTTGCAGGCGGAACTGGTCGCCAACTGCCGGGTGGCCATCCGCGCCACCGCCTGGCGCATGGTCACCAGCGATACCAGCCCTGTTGCCGCCGTCGAGGACGCCGCCATTCCGGCACCCGATGAGTGCAAACCGTACGACGCCGCCAGCGTCTGGCCGGGCGGCTATATCCGTTCCCTGGAGATGCGCATGGCGGAGGGCCACCGTCCCGGAGCAGGGAAGGTCTGGCTGCGGACCGAGCATCCGCTCACCCACAAGGCCGACAGTGGAGACCTGGCCCGCCTGATTGGCCTGGTGGATACCGCCAACGGCATTGCTGCCCGGGTCCCGCCGGGCAAGGACAGCTATGCGTTCCCCAACCTTGACCTGCAGATCCACATGCACCGCAGGCCCCAAGGCGAATGGCTCGGACTGGACAACGCGGTCTCATTCGGAGCGGACGGGATAGGCCTCACCTCCACGGTCCTGCACGACCTCAGCGGACCCTTCGGGCGAGCCGAGCAGATCCTTACGCTGCGCAGGTCCTGA
- a CDS encoding SulP family inorganic anion transporter, with amino-acid sequence MRDWIQKTVPGLDVARSYRRSWLKADLLAGAALSAVLIPAGMAYAEASGLPAVTGLYASVVPMIFYAVFGPSRVVIVGPDSALAPVIAAALLPLAGRDPAHAVALAGVLAILIGLFLIAGRVFRLGFVTGLLSKPIRVGYLNGIALAVIVSQLPRLLGISIEADSLTGRLTATADVVFQGGINPVALAFGAGTLGIIIAGRLLPWKIPSVLLGVAASVVGVAALDLADALPVVGALPAGLPSPALGGVTVDDVLSLVAPAAGIALIAFADTSTLSKSLAERRGLKASGNEEMGGLGIANVASGLLGGFPVCGSSSRTPIALDAGARTQLSGVVAAVLVILFMVAAPGVTAFLPTATLAAVVIAAASSLVDVKAVFRLIRMSRTETLLLVTAFLGVAFVGVLEGIAVAIGLSLMAFVRRAWDPYRTELASLEDVPGFHDLDRHPEGKRIEGLVIARFDAPLFFANGEVFAEHIRGLVSAAPGPVKWVIVAAEPITDLDTTALDELVHLDDELAQKGISLVFAEMKGPVKDRLTRFGAGARFTPDHFFPTVHNAVRSYKKEIGID; translated from the coding sequence GTGCGTGATTGGATCCAGAAGACCGTACCTGGCCTTGATGTGGCGCGCAGCTACCGGCGGTCGTGGCTCAAGGCGGATCTGCTCGCCGGAGCGGCGTTGAGCGCCGTCCTGATCCCGGCAGGGATGGCCTATGCCGAGGCCTCCGGGCTTCCGGCGGTGACGGGGCTGTACGCCTCCGTGGTGCCGATGATCTTCTACGCCGTGTTCGGGCCCTCACGGGTGGTCATCGTGGGGCCTGATTCGGCACTGGCCCCCGTCATTGCGGCCGCTTTACTCCCCCTGGCCGGAAGGGACCCGGCGCACGCGGTGGCCCTGGCCGGCGTTCTGGCCATCCTGATCGGTCTCTTCCTCATAGCCGGGCGGGTCTTCAGGCTGGGGTTTGTTACGGGGTTGCTCTCCAAGCCAATTCGCGTCGGCTACCTCAACGGTATCGCCCTGGCTGTCATCGTCAGCCAGCTTCCACGGCTGCTGGGAATTTCCATCGAGGCCGACTCCCTCACCGGGCGCCTCACGGCGACGGCCGACGTGGTATTCCAAGGCGGAATCAACCCAGTAGCACTGGCGTTCGGCGCTGGAACGCTGGGCATCATCATTGCCGGGCGCTTACTTCCCTGGAAGATCCCCAGTGTCCTGCTGGGCGTAGCTGCCTCAGTCGTCGGGGTGGCTGCGCTGGACTTGGCTGATGCTCTTCCGGTGGTGGGCGCACTGCCCGCGGGCCTCCCATCCCCCGCACTGGGCGGAGTCACTGTAGACGACGTCCTGTCACTCGTGGCACCGGCTGCAGGCATCGCGTTGATCGCCTTCGCCGACACGTCCACGCTCTCCAAAAGCCTCGCCGAGCGGCGCGGACTGAAGGCCAGCGGAAATGAAGAGATGGGCGGGCTGGGCATCGCCAATGTCGCCAGCGGACTGCTGGGCGGCTTTCCCGTGTGCGGGAGTTCCTCGCGCACCCCGATCGCCCTCGATGCCGGGGCACGCACCCAGCTCAGCGGCGTAGTGGCAGCCGTCCTCGTCATTCTCTTTATGGTCGCCGCGCCGGGGGTCACCGCCTTCCTCCCCACCGCCACCCTCGCTGCAGTCGTGATCGCGGCAGCGTCCTCGCTGGTTGATGTCAAAGCAGTCTTCCGACTCATCAGGATGAGCCGGACCGAGACCCTCCTCCTCGTCACCGCCTTCCTCGGCGTCGCATTTGTGGGGGTCCTGGAGGGCATTGCCGTGGCGATCGGACTGTCACTGATGGCCTTTGTCCGGCGAGCGTGGGATCCCTACCGCACGGAGCTCGCCAGTCTGGAGGATGTTCCTGGCTTTCACGATCTGGACAGGCATCCTGAAGGCAAGCGCATCGAGGGGCTCGTGATTGCACGATTTGATGCGCCGCTGTTTTTTGCGAACGGTGAAGTTTTCGCGGAGCACATCCGCGGCCTGGTGTCCGCCGCTCCCGGCCCGGTGAAGTGGGTCATTGTGGCTGCCGAGCCCATTACCGATCTCGACACGACAGCACTGGATGAGCTCGTCCACCTCGACGACGAATTGGCACAGAAGGGCATCAGCCTGGTGTTCGCCGAAATGAAGGGGCCGGTCAAGGACCGGCTGACCCGCTTCGGAGCTGGAGCGAGGTTCACCCCGGACCACTTCTTCCCGACCGTCCATAACGCCGTAAGGAGCTACAAAAAAGAGATCGGAATCGACTAA
- a CDS encoding endonuclease/exonuclease/phosphatase family protein, whose amino-acid sequence MRVISYNLRKHQASGELVDLARDFEIDALCLQECDTSDLPDTVGPLHLADATRGNRLGLAIYYRQDRFTAHGTRTFALKKSLHDMVLAPAHERLIGTRVRDNETDHELVIASFHAAPLTATNSLRRNQIHAAHAELLGMGTGLMTLMVGDFNYPFFTKSLTEHVKNSGYELSLSDRRTYTRYKVFKGHFDFATSLGLNIEKVETLPRGASDHLPILVSAEYGQESTPTQETPSS is encoded by the coding sequence ATACGAGTCATTAGCTACAACCTCCGCAAACACCAGGCGAGCGGGGAACTGGTTGATCTGGCCCGGGATTTCGAGATCGATGCCCTGTGCCTGCAGGAGTGCGATACGTCGGACCTGCCGGACACCGTGGGTCCGCTGCACCTTGCCGACGCGACCAGGGGCAACAGGCTGGGGCTGGCCATTTACTACCGCCAAGACCGTTTCACCGCTCACGGCACCAGGACGTTCGCCCTCAAGAAGTCCCTGCACGACATGGTCCTGGCACCTGCGCACGAGCGTCTTATCGGCACGCGCGTGCGGGATAACGAGACCGATCACGAGCTCGTCATCGCTTCGTTCCACGCCGCCCCGCTGACCGCAACCAACTCGCTGCGGCGCAACCAGATCCACGCGGCCCACGCTGAGCTGCTGGGCATGGGAACAGGCCTGATGACTCTGATGGTGGGGGACTTCAATTACCCGTTCTTTACCAAGAGCCTCACGGAACATGTGAAGAATTCCGGCTATGAGCTCTCGCTCAGTGATCGGAGGACCTATACCCGCTACAAGGTCTTCAAAGGCCACTTCGACTTCGCAACATCCCTGGGACTGAATATCGAGAAGGTCGAAACGTTGCCCCGTGGCGCTTCCGACCACCTGCCCATCCTGGTTTCCGCGGAATATGGCCAGGAATCCACACCCACCCAGGAGACCCCCTCCTCCTGA
- a CDS encoding lipoate--protein ligase family protein gives MTVRELSNMRDAEAGLRTLTVVRQEHSLGAARDLEFGLEVLAQAKTGRIGPTLRLYRPEPTVAFGQRDTRLPGFEAAAQACRNHGFEPLVRKAGGRAAAYHEGTLVVDHVEPDPDAIAGSKGRFNFFGELLAQALQNAGVQAAVGELPGEYCPGEFSVHGTNPEDPAHSVKLIGTAQRVVAGGWLFSSVIVVEKSATIRSVLTDSYEALGLDWDPATAGAVNDLVPGLDVTAIEDSVISTYAGYASLRHADFSSYFDRVEA, from the coding sequence ATGACGGTAAGGGAGCTTAGCAATATGCGGGACGCCGAGGCCGGACTCCGGACGCTTACAGTGGTGCGGCAGGAGCATTCGCTGGGTGCGGCGCGGGACCTTGAATTCGGCCTTGAGGTGCTGGCCCAGGCAAAGACCGGCAGGATCGGTCCCACCCTGAGGCTGTACCGTCCCGAACCCACGGTGGCCTTCGGCCAACGGGACACCCGCCTGCCAGGGTTCGAGGCGGCTGCGCAGGCCTGCCGCAACCATGGCTTCGAACCCCTGGTCCGCAAAGCCGGCGGACGTGCCGCCGCCTACCACGAGGGGACACTGGTAGTGGACCATGTGGAACCAGATCCAGACGCCATTGCCGGATCCAAGGGCCGGTTCAATTTCTTCGGCGAACTGCTGGCTCAGGCTCTGCAGAATGCGGGCGTGCAGGCAGCGGTCGGCGAACTCCCCGGGGAGTACTGCCCCGGCGAATTCAGCGTCCACGGCACAAACCCGGAAGACCCTGCGCACAGCGTCAAGCTGATTGGCACGGCCCAGCGTGTTGTGGCCGGGGGCTGGCTATTCAGCTCGGTGATTGTTGTGGAGAAATCCGCGACCATCCGCAGTGTGCTCACTGACAGCTATGAGGCCCTGGGCCTCGACTGGGATCCGGCCACTGCCGGGGCCGTCAACGATCTGGTGCCGGGCCTGGACGTCACGGCCATCGAGGACTCGGTGATCTCCACCTACGCGGGCTACGCTTCTCTCCGTCATGCCGATTTCAGCAGCTATTTTGACCGAGTAGAGGCATAA
- a CDS encoding MBL fold metallo-hydrolase, translating to MTAAPERAGGALRIDRLVTSGTFSLDGGTWDVDNNVWIVGNDEECVVIDPAHDAAAVAAAVGGRKLKAILLTHGHDDHIGSVGDFWDLVQAPIHLNQADWMLWRNLYPEVDPDADISHGDVFDVAGSKLKALHTPGHSPGSVCFYLPGNGATEGTVFTGDTLFRGGPGATGRSFSSFPTIIDSIRTWLLPLPPGTVVRTGHGDSTTIGAEAPQLDDWIARGH from the coding sequence GTGACCGCGGCACCGGAAAGAGCGGGCGGCGCTCTGCGGATCGACCGCCTGGTCACCTCCGGGACGTTTTCGCTCGACGGCGGTACCTGGGATGTGGACAACAACGTCTGGATCGTGGGCAACGACGAGGAGTGCGTTGTCATCGACCCTGCGCACGACGCCGCGGCCGTGGCTGCTGCGGTGGGCGGCAGGAAGCTCAAAGCCATCCTTCTGACGCATGGCCACGACGACCACATCGGATCCGTCGGTGATTTCTGGGACCTGGTCCAGGCCCCCATCCACCTCAACCAGGCGGACTGGATGCTGTGGCGGAACCTCTACCCGGAGGTGGACCCGGACGCTGACATCAGCCATGGTGACGTCTTTGACGTTGCCGGATCCAAGCTTAAGGCGCTGCACACGCCCGGGCATTCACCGGGGTCCGTATGCTTTTACCTGCCTGGCAACGGGGCCACCGAAGGCACGGTCTTCACCGGTGACACCCTGTTCCGGGGCGGACCGGGAGCTACCGGCAGGTCCTTCAGCAGTTTCCCCACCATCATCGATTCGATCCGGACGTGGCTGCTGCCCCTTCCGCCCGGAACGGTGGTGCGCACGGGCCACGGGGATTCCACCACCATCGGGGCGGAGGCACCGCAGCTGGACGACTGGATCGCCAGGGGCCACTAA
- a CDS encoding S-(hydroxymethyl)mycothiol dehydrogenase: MVHKVKGVVARSKGAPVTLETIMVPDPGPGEALVDVLTSGVCHTDLHYKLGGISDDFPFLLGHEATGVVSAVGPDVTEVAPGDRVVLNWRAVCGTCRACSRGEAQYCFNTHNATQKMTLEDGTELSPALGIGAFTEKTLVAAGQCTKVDPDADAAAVGLLGCGVMAGLGAAINTGGVKRGDSVAVIGCGGVGVAAIAGAALAGATTIIAVDIDPKKLERAQELGATHTVDSSEADPVEQIRELTGGFGADVVIDAVGRPETYKQAFYARDLAGTVVLVGVPTPEMTLELPLLDVFGRGGSLKSSWYGDCLPSRDFPMLISLYQQGKLDLDAFVTERITIDQVEEAFDKMHSGSVLRSVVEL; encoded by the coding sequence GTGGTCCATAAAGTCAAAGGTGTTGTTGCCCGCTCCAAGGGCGCCCCAGTCACGCTGGAGACCATAATGGTGCCGGATCCGGGGCCGGGCGAGGCGCTGGTTGACGTGCTCACCAGCGGCGTCTGCCACACAGACCTGCACTACAAGCTGGGCGGCATCAGCGACGATTTTCCCTTCCTGCTCGGACACGAGGCAACAGGCGTGGTCAGCGCCGTGGGCCCGGATGTCACCGAGGTGGCCCCCGGCGACCGCGTTGTGCTGAACTGGCGCGCCGTCTGCGGAACGTGCCGCGCCTGCAGCCGCGGTGAGGCCCAGTATTGCTTCAACACGCATAACGCCACCCAGAAGATGACGCTGGAGGACGGCACGGAGCTGTCCCCCGCCCTGGGCATTGGTGCCTTTACCGAAAAGACCCTGGTGGCCGCGGGCCAGTGCACCAAAGTGGATCCCGACGCCGATGCTGCCGCCGTCGGGTTGCTCGGCTGCGGCGTGATGGCCGGGCTGGGTGCCGCGATCAACACGGGAGGTGTCAAGCGCGGTGACTCCGTCGCCGTCATCGGCTGCGGAGGCGTGGGCGTCGCCGCCATCGCCGGAGCTGCGCTCGCGGGCGCAACCACTATCATCGCCGTCGACATCGACCCGAAGAAGCTCGAACGTGCCCAGGAACTGGGCGCCACCCACACCGTTGATTCCTCGGAAGCGGACCCGGTGGAACAGATCCGGGAACTCACCGGCGGCTTCGGCGCTGACGTGGTGATTGACGCCGTCGGACGTCCCGAAACCTACAAGCAGGCGTTCTACGCGCGCGACCTCGCCGGCACGGTGGTCCTGGTGGGCGTCCCGACGCCGGAAATGACGCTGGAGCTTCCCCTCCTGGATGTGTTCGGCCGGGGCGGATCGCTGAAGTCCTCGTGGTACGGCGATTGCCTGCCCTCCAGGGACTTCCCGATGCTGATCAGCCTGTACCAGCAGGGAAAGCTGGACCTGGACGCCTTTGTGACCGAGCGGATCACCATCGACCAGGTGGAGGAAGCCTTCGACAAGATGCACTCCGGTTCGGTGCTGCGTTCGGTGGTGGAACTGTGA
- a CDS encoding mycoredoxin, with translation MDFTPESGTITMFSTTWCGYCNRLKKQLDAQGIGYTEINIEEVDGTADLVEQLNGGNRTVPTVLFPDGTAATNPSAAEVKSRLAA, from the coding sequence GTGGACTTTACCCCCGAATCCGGTACCATCACCATGTTTTCCACCACCTGGTGCGGATACTGCAACCGGCTGAAGAAGCAGCTGGACGCGCAGGGCATCGGCTACACGGAAATAAACATCGAGGAAGTCGATGGAACCGCGGACCTTGTGGAGCAGCTCAACGGCGGGAATCGCACCGTCCCCACCGTGCTTTTCCCCGACGGCACAGCCGCCACCAACCCCTCCGCCGCCGAGGTCAAGAGCCGCCTGGCTGCATAA
- a CDS encoding SOS response-associated peptidase, translated as MCGRYVMARAVGDLLAEFDARLEEEVDIPPSWNVAPTDDVPIVLERLIDEGTVRQLHVARWGLVPSWAKDPGIGPKMINARSETVLEKPAFRKAIQSRRCAVPADGYYEWKQGTGKAKQPYYVHPAQGSGLVFAGLYEWWKDPSKAEGDPGHWMLSTSILTADTPPPGAESTVFGRLTALHDRVPLPMDRATMESWLDPQADDAAGLVDLVRAGVKDVAAGWRVDSVGTEVGNVRNNSPELIRPVEALF; from the coding sequence ATGTGTGGACGCTATGTGATGGCACGGGCAGTGGGGGACCTGCTGGCTGAGTTCGATGCCCGACTCGAAGAAGAGGTGGACATTCCGCCGTCCTGGAACGTTGCGCCCACCGACGACGTGCCCATTGTCCTGGAGCGGCTGATTGACGAGGGGACCGTGCGGCAGCTGCATGTGGCCCGCTGGGGACTGGTTCCGTCCTGGGCCAAGGATCCCGGCATCGGACCGAAAATGATCAATGCCCGGAGCGAGACAGTGCTCGAAAAGCCGGCATTCCGGAAGGCCATCCAATCGCGGCGCTGCGCCGTCCCCGCCGACGGGTACTACGAATGGAAGCAAGGCACCGGCAAAGCCAAACAGCCTTACTACGTCCACCCCGCCCAGGGCAGCGGGCTGGTGTTCGCCGGGCTCTACGAATGGTGGAAGGACCCCTCCAAGGCTGAGGGGGACCCAGGGCACTGGATGCTCTCCACTTCCATCCTGACAGCGGACACTCCACCTCCCGGGGCTGAATCCACGGTGTTCGGCAGGCTCACGGCCCTGCACGACCGTGTGCCGCTGCCCATGGACAGGGCCACGATGGAATCCTGGCTTGATCCGCAGGCCGATGACGCCGCCGGCCTGGTGGACCTGGTCCGGGCAGGGGTCAAGGACGTTGCCGCGGGGTGGCGCGTTGATTCCGTGGGCACGGAGGTGGGGAACGTCCGCAACAACTCCCCGGAACTCATCAGGCCCGTGGAGGCGTTGTTCTAG
- a CDS encoding VOC family protein: MQPRVDLISLGVRSVADSRRFYAEGLGWPVHKEFPGDVVFVQVNHGLMLSLWDAGQMQAEAGVGAPGAVPCITLSHNLASADEVDRVMAEAKAAGAVIVAEPVTQPWGGYSGYFADPDGFRWEVAYNPTWTVDDAGKVTV; encoded by the coding sequence ATGCAGCCAAGAGTCGACCTCATCTCGCTAGGTGTACGCAGCGTCGCCGATTCCCGCCGCTTCTATGCGGAGGGACTCGGCTGGCCCGTCCACAAGGAATTTCCGGGTGACGTGGTGTTTGTCCAGGTCAACCACGGCCTGATGCTGTCCCTCTGGGACGCCGGGCAGATGCAGGCAGAGGCGGGAGTCGGCGCTCCCGGCGCGGTTCCCTGCATCACCCTGAGCCACAACCTGGCCAGCGCCGACGAGGTGGACAGAGTCATGGCCGAGGCCAAAGCCGCCGGCGCGGTCATCGTCGCGGAGCCGGTCACCCAGCCCTGGGGTGGGTACAGCGGCTATTTTGCCGATCCGGACGGCTTCCGCTGGGAGGTTGCCTACAATCCCACCTGGACAGTGGACGACGCCGGGAAGGTCACCGTTTAG
- a CDS encoding chorismate mutase has protein sequence MATIQGNDKDALADKEQLAAVRIAVDEVDDQIVTLIARRERLIRIAGTLKGDDAEVRAPGRVERIIEHVRSAAEKKDIDPDIVESTYRAMISGFIELELKVHKENS, from the coding sequence ATGGCGACAATTCAAGGAAACGACAAAGACGCTTTGGCCGACAAAGAGCAGCTCGCTGCTGTGCGCATTGCTGTCGATGAGGTGGACGATCAGATCGTGACCCTTATTGCCCGGCGGGAACGGCTGATCCGGATCGCCGGAACCCTGAAGGGTGACGACGCTGAAGTCCGCGCGCCCGGCCGGGTGGAACGGATCATTGAACACGTCCGGTCGGCTGCCGAAAAAAAGGACATCGATCCCGACATTGTGGAATCAACCTACCGGGCCATGATCTCGGGCTTCATTGAACTCGAGCTGAAGGTCCACAAAGAGAACAGCTGA